A region of Carettochelys insculpta isolate YL-2023 chromosome 9, ASM3395843v1, whole genome shotgun sequence DNA encodes the following proteins:
- the LOC142017917 gene encoding uricase-like yields MKEQVFAPPKPHSASIVTGMLVEYNMHVFLLQTEDLEILNSEYGKNMIKLLRIRRDGEKHSIKEVEACIHIRLDSVNEYTQGDNSAIIPTDTMKNTVLALAKLKGIETIEQFALDVCDYFISSFCHVVLVKVYIQEAPWRRLHQNGVPHVHSFIFAPEGIRFCEVEQSQDGGPIIFSGIKDLKLKKTTKSGFEGFHRDKYTTLPETNDRVLSAELFCKWCYGACQDIDFDCVWDIVHRSILEAFSGPPESGEYSPSYQKTINDIQLLILARVPQIQEVEIILNNLHYFDTDLKKLGLANEKEVLVPVDIPYGSCTCVLRRKKYLEAQA; encoded by the exons ATGAAGGAACAGGTGTTTGCTCCACCTAAGCCACACTCTGCTTCCATTGTAACGGGGATGCTCGTTGAATACAATATGCATGTGTTCTTATTGCAGACTGAAGATCTGGAAATCTTAAACTCTGAGTATGGAAAGAACATGATTAAGCTTCTTCGCATTAGAAGAGATGGCGAGAAACACTCTATTAAAGAAGTGGAGGCCTGTATACACATTAGACTGGATTCCGTCAATGAGTACACGCAGGGAGACAATTCTGCTATTATCCCTACTGACACCATGAAGAATACGGTCCTTGCTCTGGCAAAACTCAAAGGG ATTGAAACTATAGAACAATTTGCCCTGGATGTCTGCGATTACTTTATTTCATCATTTTGTCATGTGGTGCTCGTCAAGGTCTATATTCAAGAGGCACCATGGCGGCGTCTACACCAG AATGGAGTTCCCCACGTCCATTCCTTTATCTTTGCTCCTGAAGGAATTCGCTTTTGTGAAGTTGAACAGAGTCAGGATG GTGGTCCAATTATTTTCTCTGGAATTAAAGATCTGAAACTTAAGAAAACAACAAAGTCTGGATTTGAAGGCTTCCACAGGGATAAATATACCACACTTCCTGAGACCAACGATAGAGTTTTAAGTGCAGAACTATTTTGCAAGTGGTGCTATGGCGCATGTCAAGATATTGACTTTGACTGTGTGTG GGATATTGTTCACCGGAGTATCCTTGAGGCATTTTCTGGACCACCTGAGTCTGGGGAATACTCACCCTCTTACCAGAAGACTATCAATGATATTCAGCTGCTCATCCTGGCAAGAGTTCCACAG ATACAGGAGGTTGAAATCATCTTGAACAACCTTCACTATTTTGATACAGACCTGAAGAAACTGGGACTGGCCAATGAAAAGGAG GTTCTGGTTCCAGTGGACATTCCCTATGGTTCTTGTACATGCGTGCTCCGTAGGAAGAAGTACTTAGAAGCACAAGCCTAA